The Hyphomicrobiales bacterium genome has a window encoding:
- a CDS encoding conserved membrane hypothetical protein (Evidence 4 : Unknown function but conserved in other organisms) produces the protein MTTFVVEALRGNPELAIFLTVAIGFLIGQVKFGSFSLGVVVGCLLAGVLVGQLDIKVSPTVKAVFFSLFLFTTGYKVGPQFFRGLKKDALPQVALTVVLCVTCLLTALGFAKLLNYDMGTAAGLLAGAFSESTVIGTAGEAIQRLNLPQAERTALVNNIPVAYAVTYLIGTAALVWFLPKIGPKLMGIDLKQVAAAQRGAGGALAQAEGVTSAARLFDVRAYKVENPDLFGKTIAELEALPKQARVFVLRGRSSSGLFDQASDQKVRAGDVIAVMTRFEVHAARGDLIGPEVSDPELLDIPIEALDVIVTNREIDGQSLANLAQARFARGVFLAKLTRSGIAMPVIPTTRLNRGDVMSLMGPMAEVERAAAAIGYPDRRTAATDMIFVGLGIFLGGLFGLLSVVAWGVPLTLTASGGALFMGLVFGWLRSAYPYFGRIPEPAIWIFDTLGLCMFIGIVGISAGPSFVSGLKSTGISLAAVGLFSALFPHFIGILFGRYVLRMDPLIVLGACAGAGTITAALRAVQDEAQSSIPALGYTVPYAIGNILLTAWGPVLVALMTT, from the coding sequence ATGACGACATTCGTGGTCGAGGCGCTTAGGGGCAATCCCGAGCTCGCCATCTTCCTCACGGTTGCGATCGGCTTCCTGATCGGCCAGGTCAAGTTTGGCAGCTTCAGCCTCGGCGTCGTGGTCGGCTGCCTGCTGGCGGGCGTCCTGGTCGGCCAGCTCGACATCAAGGTCTCGCCGACCGTCAAGGCGGTGTTCTTCAGCCTGTTCCTGTTCACCACTGGCTACAAGGTGGGCCCACAGTTCTTTCGAGGCCTGAAGAAGGATGCGCTGCCGCAGGTGGCGCTAACCGTGGTGCTCTGCGTTACCTGTCTACTGACCGCGCTGGGCTTCGCCAAGCTGTTAAACTACGACATGGGGACGGCGGCTGGCCTCCTGGCCGGCGCCTTCTCTGAATCGACAGTGATCGGCACGGCCGGCGAGGCGATCCAGCGGCTAAACCTCCCCCAGGCGGAGCGCACGGCGCTCGTCAACAACATCCCCGTCGCCTATGCCGTCACCTATCTGATCGGCACGGCTGCCCTGGTCTGGTTCCTGCCGAAGATCGGCCCGAAACTGATGGGGATCGACCTGAAGCAGGTCGCGGCGGCGCAGCGCGGTGCGGGCGGAGCGCTGGCCCAGGCCGAGGGCGTGACCTCGGCCGCCCGCCTCTTCGACGTGCGCGCCTACAAAGTCGAGAACCCGGACCTATTCGGCAAGACCATCGCCGAACTTGAAGCGCTGCCGAAGCAGGCGCGGGTCTTCGTGCTGAGGGGGCGCAGTAGCAGTGGCCTGTTCGACCAGGCCTCGGACCAAAAGGTCCGGGCCGGCGACGTCATCGCGGTGATGACGCGCTTCGAGGTCCATGCCGCGCGCGGCGACCTGATCGGTCCCGAGGTCAGCGACCCCGAGCTGCTCGACATCCCGATCGAGGCGCTCGACGTGATCGTCACTAACCGGGAGATCGACGGCCAGTCGCTGGCGAACCTCGCCCAGGCGAGGTTTGCGCGCGGCGTTTTCCTCGCCAAGCTCACCCGCTCGGGCATCGCCATGCCCGTGATCCCGACGACGCGTCTCAACCGGGGCGACGTCATGTCCCTGATGGGCCCCATGGCGGAGGTCGAGCGCGCCGCCGCGGCGATCGGTTATCCCGACCGGCGCACCGCGGCGACCGACATGATATTCGTCGGGCTGGGGATATTCCTGGGCGGCCTCTTCGGCCTGCTGTCGGTCGTGGCCTGGGGCGTGCCGCTGACGCTGACGGCTTCGGGCGGTGCCTTGTTCATGGGCCTCGTCTTCGGCTGGCTGCGGTCGGCCTACCCGTACTTCGGACGGATCCCCGAGCCCGCGATCTGGATCTTCGACACGCTCGGCCTGTGCATGTTCATCGGCATCGTCGGCATCAGCGCCGGACCGAGCTTCGTCTCGGGCCTGAAGTCGACCGGGATCAGTCTTGCCGCGGTTGGGCTGTTTTCGGCCCTGTTTCCGCATTTCATCGGCATCCTGTTCGGCCGCTACGTTCTGAGGATGGATCCGCTGATCGTCCTGGGAGCCTGCGCCGGGGCAGGCACGATCACTGCGGCCCTGCGAGCTGTGCAGGACGAAGCGCAAAGCAGCATCCCAGCGCTTGGGTACACCGTCCCCTACGCGATCGGGAACATCCTCCTGACGGCCTGGGGACCAGTCCTGGTGGCGCTGATGACGACCTGA
- a CDS encoding putative transport protein (Evidence 3 : Putative function from multiple computational evidences): MFDWFVATLRGYPEIALFLSLAIGYYVGGFAYKGFSLGAVTSTLIAAVVIGQLGITISPHVKSTFFLMFLFAVGYGVGPQFVRGIAKDGAPQAIFAVVVTVFCLAVPVIVAKFAGYHPGYAAGLYAGSQTISASMGLATDAINRLGLSAEQTKEYLDAMPVAYAVTYIFGTVGSAMVLALLGPKLLNIDLAKACQDYEARLGGGKEIGGPGSVWRRFELRAFRLREGAKVAGMRAAEAEALVPDARVFVERIRRNGVIEDATADTVLQAGDIIALAGPRETLVNLIGHNADEVEDPELLDLKAEGVDVYVTSKDANGKTLTELSRMPTARGVFLRKIVRGATAVSIPILPDTVIHRGDILTVVGRTQDIAAVAKTLGHVDRPSDVADVAFMCGAIVLGALIGALVFKVGGAPLTLSTAGGALISGLVFGWLRSVHPTFGRIPSSTVWFMNSVGLNMFIAVVGISAGPGFVKGLQTQGVGLFLWGAVATTIPLILSMFAGKYIFRFDPAILLGACAGARTTTAALGMVCETAKSQVPALGYTVTYAVGNTLLTIWGMVIIMLLT, translated from the coding sequence ATGTTCGACTGGTTCGTTGCCACGCTGCGCGGCTACCCGGAAATAGCGCTCTTTCTCTCTCTCGCGATCGGATACTATGTCGGCGGCTTCGCCTATAAGGGTTTCAGTCTCGGCGCCGTCACCTCGACGCTGATCGCCGCCGTCGTCATCGGGCAGCTCGGCATCACGATCTCGCCGCATGTGAAATCGACGTTCTTCCTGATGTTTCTCTTTGCTGTCGGCTACGGCGTCGGCCCGCAGTTCGTGCGCGGCATCGCCAAGGACGGTGCGCCTCAGGCGATCTTTGCGGTCGTCGTGACCGTATTTTGCCTCGCGGTCCCCGTCATCGTCGCAAAGTTCGCAGGCTATCATCCGGGCTATGCGGCCGGCTTATACGCCGGCTCACAGACGATATCCGCCTCGATGGGGCTGGCGACTGATGCAATCAACCGCTTGGGCCTCTCTGCCGAGCAAACCAAGGAATATCTCGATGCCATGCCGGTCGCCTATGCGGTGACCTACATCTTCGGCACCGTCGGTTCTGCCATGGTCCTGGCGTTGCTGGGGCCGAAGCTCCTGAACATCGATCTCGCCAAGGCCTGCCAAGACTACGAGGCCAGGCTTGGCGGTGGCAAAGAGATCGGGGGGCCGGGCTCGGTCTGGCGGCGCTTCGAACTGCGCGCCTTCCGACTGCGCGAGGGCGCCAAGGTCGCCGGCATGCGCGCGGCGGAGGCCGAGGCGCTGGTACCGGATGCACGCGTCTTCGTCGAACGTATCCGCCGCAATGGCGTGATCGAGGACGCGACCGCAGATACGGTCCTGCAGGCAGGCGACATCATCGCGCTCGCCGGCCCGCGCGAGACGCTGGTCAACCTGATCGGCCACAATGCCGACGAGGTCGAGGACCCCGAGTTGCTCGATCTCAAGGCCGAAGGCGTCGACGTCTATGTCACCAGCAAGGATGCCAACGGCAAGACCTTGACCGAATTGTCGCGCATGCCGACGGCGCGCGGTGTCTTCCTGCGCAAGATCGTGCGCGGCGCCACCGCCGTCAGCATTCCGATCCTGCCGGATACCGTGATCCACCGTGGCGACATCCTCACCGTCGTCGGGCGCACCCAGGACATCGCCGCGGTCGCGAAGACGCTGGGCCATGTCGATCGTCCGAGCGACGTCGCCGACGTGGCCTTCATGTGTGGCGCTATCGTCCTTGGCGCCCTGATCGGCGCCCTCGTGTTCAAGGTCGGCGGCGCCCCGCTGACCCTATCGACGGCGGGCGGCGCGCTGATCTCCGGTCTCGTCTTCGGCTGGCTGCGTTCGGTACACCCGACTTTCGGCCGCATCCCGAGCTCGACCGTCTGGTTCATGAATTCGGTCGGTCTCAACATGTTCATCGCCGTGGTCGGGATCTCGGCCGGTCCCGGCTTCGTCAAGGGCCTGCAGACGCAAGGCGTCGGCCTCTTTCTCTGGGGCGCTGTCGCCACGACGATCCCGCTGATCCTGTCCATGTTCGCCGGCAAGTACATCTTCCGGTTCGACCCGGCGATCCTGCTTGGCGCCTGCGCCGGCGCCCGCACCACGACGGCAGCTCTCGGCATGGTGTGCGAAACGGCCAAGAGCCAGGTTCCCGCACTCGGCTACACCGTGACCTACGCGGTCGGAAATACCCTCCTCACCATCTGGGGCATGGTCATCATCATGCTGCTGACCTAG
- a CDS encoding conserved hypothetical protein (Evidence 4 : Unknown function but conserved in other organisms) encodes MINNAIVVNALQHRHLFPFVWNAFELLHPGQKFIPSWHVNAMCQSLEKVVSGETKRLIITVPPRHGKSICAAVALPAWMLGHDPSQKIMVASYGNELAVKHARDFRTVLTTSWYAGLFPRTRLEVGGGRVDEQITQHQGGRKAVSLGGAVTGFGADLIIVDDLMKAADANSPAERQRVRDYYEQTLLSRLNNKSEGRIIVIQQRLHEDDLPGYLLATGQFTHLNLPAVAVEYQDIPLAFGKFMRREPGSALCPEREPLSTLEKLRVEMGAYAFSAQYQQDPTPPGGNRIRLEWFGSYSGPVRREEFQWIVQSWDTALTAEPTSDFTAGTTWGLRDKRWHLLDVIRERLDFPDLKRRVIGLANKWNADHVLIEYAGSGISLLQQLRQDEARPWRYHARTPRLDKATRLEAQTARLETGNYLLPIEAHWLSEFRRELLSFPMGKFDDQVDSLIQFVEWSASPRANGLLVERHPETGRPLRINRPQRASNR; translated from the coding sequence ATGATAAACAACGCGATCGTCGTCAATGCGCTGCAGCACCGGCACCTGTTTCCATTCGTCTGGAATGCGTTCGAGCTTCTGCATCCGGGGCAGAAGTTCATCCCCTCCTGGCACGTCAATGCGATGTGCCAGTCTCTCGAGAAGGTCGTCTCCGGCGAGACCAAGCGGCTCATCATCACCGTACCGCCGCGACACGGAAAATCGATCTGTGCCGCGGTGGCCTTGCCCGCCTGGATGCTCGGCCATGATCCCTCCCAGAAGATCATGGTCGCCAGCTATGGCAACGAGCTCGCGGTCAAGCACGCCCGCGACTTTCGGACGGTCCTCACCACATCGTGGTACGCGGGCCTATTCCCGCGCACCCGGCTGGAGGTCGGCGGCGGGCGCGTCGACGAGCAGATAACGCAGCACCAGGGCGGTCGGAAAGCCGTGTCACTGGGCGGTGCAGTCACGGGCTTCGGTGCCGATCTGATCATCGTCGATGATCTGATGAAGGCCGCCGATGCCAATTCGCCGGCCGAGCGTCAACGCGTCCGCGATTATTACGAACAGACGCTGCTCTCACGCCTGAACAACAAGAGCGAGGGACGCATCATCGTGATCCAGCAGCGGCTGCACGAGGATGATTTACCTGGCTACCTCCTCGCTACCGGGCAGTTCACCCATCTGAATCTGCCCGCCGTCGCCGTCGAGTATCAGGACATTCCGCTTGCATTCGGTAAGTTCATGCGCCGCGAGCCCGGGTCTGCGCTATGCCCCGAGCGCGAGCCGCTGAGTACGCTTGAGAAGCTGCGCGTCGAGATGGGCGCCTATGCCTTCTCGGCACAATATCAGCAGGACCCGACCCCACCCGGCGGCAATCGCATCCGGCTAGAGTGGTTTGGCAGCTACTCCGGCCCGGTCCGGCGCGAGGAGTTCCAGTGGATCGTTCAAAGCTGGGACACGGCGCTGACAGCGGAGCCGACCAGTGACTTCACCGCGGGAACGACCTGGGGTCTCCGTGACAAGCGCTGGCACCTGCTCGACGTTATCCGCGAACGACTCGACTTTCCAGACCTGAAGCGGCGCGTCATTGGTCTGGCGAACAAATGGAACGCCGACCATGTGCTGATTGAGTATGCCGGATCGGGGATCTCGCTACTACAGCAGCTTCGACAGGATGAAGCCCGCCCCTGGCGCTATCATGCCCGGACACCTCGCCTCGACAAGGCCACGCGGCTCGAGGCGCAGACGGCACGGCTGGAGACGGGGAACTACCTCCTCCCGATCGAAGCCCATTGGCTGTCCGAGTTCCGCCGAGAACTGCTCTCGTTCCCGATGGGGAAATTTGATGACCAGGTTGATAGCCTGATTCAGTTTGTCGAATGGTCGGCTTCGCCGAGGGCGAACGGACTTCTTGTCGAGCGCCATCCGGAAACCGGGAGGCCGCTGCGTATCAATCGGCCGCAACGAGCCAGTAATAGGTGA
- a CDS encoding Methyltransferase has translation MDTKRKRPALRGANRSRPTLGVSRPPLLAERIEHVPTDQVQAYEGNPRDHNDRQTTKLAGIIRTVGFLVPVIVDEGNILIAGHGRLAAAKQLGMRSIPAIRAGHLSAAQIKAFRVADNRIGELSTWNKTALALELKALVETIDLDPELLELTAFETAEVDLHIESLDEQPPAPDRADLLPDSGPAVTRLGDLWCLGRHRLLCGSALEQESYQLLLEGQQVRAVWSDPPFNVAVSGHVCGLGQVQHREFAMASGEMSEGEFTMFLATFLALAKQHSLPGSLHYVCMDGPHAFELLSAARQVELPFKVTCTWAKTNAGMGSFYRHQTEFVHVFKKGGDEVAHVNNVQLGKYGRYRTTLWTYPGVNTFRKGRMDDLQAHPTVKPWALVADAIKDCTGIGDSVLDCFCGSGTTLIAAEKARRIGYGIELDPIYVDVAVRRWQALTGKQAVQAQTGQSFAAVQAERVAQTKATADVIEAAHV, from the coding sequence ATGGATACAAAACGCAAACGCCCGGCTTTGCGAGGAGCGAACCGATCCCGCCCCACCTTAGGCGTAAGCCGCCCACCGCTGCTCGCCGAGCGGATCGAGCACGTGCCCACCGATCAGGTCCAGGCCTATGAGGGCAATCCACGCGATCACAACGATCGTCAGACCACCAAGCTGGCCGGCATCATACGCACAGTTGGCTTCCTGGTGCCGGTTATCGTCGACGAAGGGAATATTCTCATCGCAGGTCATGGACGCTTGGCTGCTGCCAAGCAGCTCGGCATGCGGTCGATCCCCGCCATTCGCGCGGGCCATCTGAGCGCCGCCCAGATCAAGGCGTTCCGGGTCGCTGACAATCGGATCGGCGAGCTCTCGACCTGGAACAAGACGGCCCTGGCGCTCGAGTTGAAAGCGCTGGTGGAGACGATCGACCTTGATCCCGAACTCCTCGAACTGACGGCCTTCGAGACCGCGGAAGTCGATCTGCACATCGAAAGCCTCGACGAGCAACCGCCGGCGCCGGACCGGGCAGATCTCCTGCCGGATTCCGGCCCGGCCGTGACGCGACTGGGCGATCTCTGGTGTCTCGGCCGACACCGCCTGCTGTGCGGTTCGGCGCTTGAGCAGGAGAGCTATCAGCTTCTTCTCGAGGGGCAACAGGTTCGGGCGGTGTGGAGTGATCCGCCGTTCAATGTCGCCGTATCGGGGCATGTTTGCGGGCTGGGGCAAGTTCAGCATCGTGAGTTCGCCATGGCCTCCGGTGAGATGAGCGAAGGCGAGTTCACGATGTTCTTGGCGACCTTTCTCGCTCTGGCGAAGCAGCACTCACTGCCGGGGTCCCTGCACTATGTCTGCATGGACGGTCCCCACGCCTTCGAGCTGCTGAGCGCCGCACGCCAGGTGGAACTGCCGTTCAAAGTCACCTGCACCTGGGCCAAGACCAATGCCGGCATGGGCAGTTTCTATCGCCATCAGACCGAGTTCGTGCACGTGTTCAAGAAGGGCGGCGACGAAGTCGCGCATGTCAACAACGTTCAACTCGGTAAGTATGGCCGCTACCGCACAACGCTGTGGACCTATCCGGGTGTCAACACCTTCCGCAAGGGCCGGATGGACGATCTCCAGGCTCACCCGACAGTAAAGCCCTGGGCACTGGTCGCCGATGCGATCAAGGACTGCACCGGCATCGGAGACAGCGTCCTCGATTGCTTCTGCGGTTCGGGCACCACGCTGATCGCCGCTGAAAAGGCCCGCCGGATCGGCTATGGCATCGAACTCGATCCCATCTACGTCGATGTCGCGGTCCGGCGCTGGCAGGCGCTGACCGGCAAGCAGGCCGTCCAAGCTCAGACCGGGCAGAGCTTCGCCGCGGTCCAGGCTGAGCGCGTGGCGCAGACGAAGGCCACAGCAGACGTCATCGAGGCCGCCCATGTCTAA
- the asD gene encoding Bifunctional aspartate aminotransferase and L-aspartate beta-decarboxylase, translated as MDPVTLRSFEKLSPFEIKDELIRLAKLTAQNSSISMLNAGRGNPNWVAMTPREGFFLLGQFAITESRRVMSKPAGIGGMPKADGIAGRLEDWLATHKDAPGAAFLRDMVAFAVKKFDFKPDAFVHELVDSIIGDNYPVPDRMLVHNERIVHEYLMWAMCGAPRPSGQFDLYAVEGGTAAMCYLFKSLKANRLLNAGDTIALATPIFTPYLEMPHLEDYGLDVISIAAPQENRFQFTDEELKKLEDPKVKAFFVVNPGNPYAVALSEETIGKIVKLVETKRPDLLILTDDVYGTFVPGFRSLLGALPRNTIGVYSYSKYFGCTGWRLGVIAIHRENIFDKAIANHPEKTQALLDKRYGPLTLKPREMKLIDRIVADSRDIALNHTAGLSLPQQVMMSLFSLSELMDEAKLYQKTCMGIVRARAERMIEGLGIEVPDNPLHDRYYGLVDFEFWANKYVGPEVVAYMKEHVHPLDIVFRLAEDHGIVLLNGGGFHAPDWSVRVSFANLDDEVYSQIGRATRAVARGYRQQFEAYKTALAQKAPAAGE; from the coding sequence ATGGATCCGGTCACCCTGCGCAGCTTCGAGAAACTCAGCCCCTTCGAGATCAAGGACGAACTCATCCGCCTGGCCAAGTTGACGGCGCAGAATTCGTCGATCTCCATGCTCAATGCCGGCCGCGGCAACCCGAACTGGGTGGCGATGACGCCGCGCGAGGGCTTCTTCCTGCTCGGGCAATTCGCGATCACGGAGAGCCGGCGCGTGATGAGCAAGCCGGCCGGCATCGGCGGCATGCCCAAGGCCGACGGCATCGCCGGGCGACTCGAGGACTGGCTGGCAACGCACAAGGATGCACCCGGCGCCGCCTTCCTGCGCGACATGGTCGCCTTCGCCGTGAAGAAGTTCGACTTCAAGCCCGACGCCTTCGTCCATGAACTTGTCGACTCGATCATCGGCGACAACTATCCGGTGCCGGATCGCATGCTGGTTCACAACGAGCGCATCGTGCACGAATACCTGATGTGGGCGATGTGCGGCGCGCCGCGCCCGTCGGGCCAGTTCGACCTCTATGCCGTCGAAGGCGGCACGGCGGCGATGTGCTACCTCTTCAAGTCGCTGAAGGCCAACCGGCTGCTCAACGCCGGCGACACCATCGCGCTGGCAACCCCGATCTTCACCCCCTATCTCGAAATGCCGCATCTCGAGGATTACGGCCTCGACGTGATCTCGATCGCCGCCCCCCAGGAGAACCGCTTCCAGTTTACCGACGAGGAGCTGAAGAAGCTCGAGGACCCGAAGGTGAAGGCCTTCTTCGTGGTCAACCCCGGCAATCCCTATGCCGTCGCCCTGAGCGAGGAGACCATCGGCAAGATCGTCAAGCTGGTCGAGACAAAGCGCCCCGATCTTTTGATCCTCACAGACGACGTCTACGGCACTTTCGTCCCGGGCTTCCGCAGCCTGCTCGGGGCGCTGCCTCGCAACACGATCGGCGTCTATTCCTACTCGAAGTATTTCGGCTGCACCGGCTGGCGCCTCGGCGTCATCGCCATCCATCGCGAGAACATCTTCGACAAGGCCATCGCCAACCACCCGGAAAAGACCCAGGCACTGCTCGACAAGCGCTATGGGCCGCTGACACTCAAGCCGCGCGAGATGAAGCTGATCGACCGCATCGTCGCCGACAGCCGCGACATCGCGCTGAACCACACCGCGGGCCTCTCCCTGCCTCAGCAGGTGATGATGTCGCTGTTCTCGCTCTCCGAGCTGATGGACGAGGCCAAGCTCTACCAGAAGACCTGCATGGGCATCGTCAGGGCGAGAGCCGAGCGGATGATCGAAGGGCTGGGCATCGAGGTACCCGACAATCCGCTCCATGACCGCTACTACGGCCTCGTCGACTTTGAGTTCTGGGCCAACAAATATGTCGGTCCGGAAGTCGTCGCCTACATGAAGGAACACGTCCACCCGCTCGACATCGTGTTCCGGCTGGCGGAGGACCACGGCATCGTGCTGCTCAACGGCGGTGGCTTCCATGCGCCCGACTGGTCGGTGCGTGTCTCGTTCGCCAATCTCGACGACGAGGTCTACAGCCAGATCGGCCGGGCGACGCGCGCCGTCGCACGCGGCTACCGCCAGCAGTTCGAGGCCTACAAGACGGCGCTGGCGCAGAAGGCTCCGGCCGCGGGTGAATAG
- a CDS encoding conserved hypothetical protein (Evidence 4 : Unknown function but conserved in other organisms): protein MSKPLVSPDETAPPDQGEAVSDYEVGYGRPPVATRFKPGQSGNPKGRPKASKNLSTLVREKLQAKVPAREGGRERRMSKGEIGVTKMVNRFAETGDPKLYGVLREAEGVSGGSGAVGVAVASVEEQVSHTDILAWFLEQNRSSAGEGGG from the coding sequence ATGTCTAAGCCGCTAGTTTCACCCGACGAAACTGCGCCACCTGATCAGGGTGAGGCCGTCAGTGACTACGAGGTCGGCTATGGCCGGCCTCCCGTCGCCACCCGGTTCAAGCCTGGGCAGTCAGGCAATCCGAAAGGCCGGCCGAAGGCTTCGAAGAACCTAAGCACTCTCGTTCGTGAGAAGCTGCAGGCCAAAGTTCCTGCGCGCGAAGGCGGACGGGAGCGGCGGATGTCGAAGGGCGAGATCGGTGTGACCAAGATGGTCAATCGCTTCGCGGAGACGGGTGATCCCAAGCTCTATGGCGTGCTCAGAGAGGCTGAAGGCGTTTCAGGCGGCAGCGGGGCCGTTGGTGTTGCGGTGGCTTCGGTAGAAGAGCAGGTATCGCACACTGACATCCTGGCTTGGTTCCTCGAGCAGAACCGCAGCAGCGCAGGGGAGGGGGGCGGATGA
- a CDS encoding hypothetical protein (Evidence 5 : Unknown function): protein MIRLSAVNSRCGPGKGRRPKLENKDLPQPGIALPAQTRPFQYTTAVSIEPAIIAPPVTSPWIDR from the coding sequence ATGATCAGGTTATCTGCCGTCAACAGCCGCTGCGGCCCCGGCAAGGGTCGTCGGCCAAAGCTGGAGAACAAGGACTTGCCTCAGCCGGGCATAGCCCTGCCGGCGCAGACAAGGCCCTTCCAGTACACGACCGCGGTCTCGATCGAGCCCGCGATCATTGCGCCGCCCGTGACCTCGCCATGGATCGATAGATAA
- a CDS encoding MBL fold metallo-hydrolase — protein sequence MRADWFDLDYVFSQTINQRKPLACAARRSVAVMTDEIEFDRSATTPAGEVAVLSPLVRRVIAGNSGPMTFTGTCTYIVGHGTVAIIDPGPDDAAHVERLLSAVRGETVSHIVVTHTHRDHSPAVPALEAATGARVVGCGPHRLSRELAPGESRVLDAAADTAYAPEWLMRDGDAVSGPGWSLAAVETPGHTANHLAFTLAEEATLFSGDHVMAWSTSIVAPPDGSMAAYMRSIEKLRGLDHARYWPGHGGAVTEPQRFLRGLVQHRRLREAAVLNRLGQGDETIAAMVPVIYQGLAPALHGAAALSVLAQLEDLVLRGAVQSSDPLPALTSRYRLA from the coding sequence ATGCGTGCAGACTGGTTCGATCTTGACTACGTGTTCAGCCAAACCATCAATCAACGCAAGCCATTGGCCTGTGCGGCGCGTCGCTCTGTAGCTGTCATGACGGACGAGATCGAATTCGACAGGAGCGCAACCACGCCGGCGGGCGAGGTTGCCGTGTTGTCGCCGCTGGTGCGCCGAGTCATCGCCGGCAACAGCGGACCGATGACCTTTACCGGCACCTGCACCTATATCGTCGGGCACGGCACGGTCGCGATCATCGATCCGGGTCCGGATGACGCGGCCCATGTCGAACGCCTGCTGTCGGCCGTGCGCGGCGAGACGGTGAGCCACATCGTCGTGACGCATACCCATCGCGACCACTCCCCTGCCGTGCCGGCCCTCGAGGCCGCCACCGGCGCGCGCGTGGTCGGCTGCGGCCCGCACCGCCTGTCGCGCGAGCTTGCTCCGGGAGAAAGCCGCGTCCTCGATGCCGCCGCCGACACTGCTTACGCGCCCGAATGGCTGATGCGGGACGGCGATGCCGTCAGCGGGCCGGGCTGGAGCCTGGCCGCGGTCGAAACGCCCGGCCATACCGCCAATCACCTCGCCTTCACCCTCGCCGAAGAGGCGACGCTGTTCTCGGGCGATCACGTCATGGCTTGGTCGACCTCGATCGTCGCTCCGCCCGACGGCTCGATGGCTGCCTATATGCGCTCGATCGAGAAGCTGCGCGGCCTCGACCATGCACGCTACTGGCCGGGCCATGGCGGCGCCGTCACCGAACCCCAGCGCTTTCTGCGCGGTCTCGTCCAGCACCGCCGCCTGCGCGAAGCAGCCGTGCTCAACCGCCTCGGACAGGGTGACGAGACCATCGCCGCCATGGTGCCCGTGATCTATCAGGGGCTGGCTCCGGCCCTGCACGGAGCGGCCGCGCTCTCGGTCCTCGCCCAGCTCGAAGATCTGGTGCTGCGCGGGGCGGTCCAGTCCAGCGACCCCCTCCCGGCCCTGACGAGCCGCTACCGGCTCGCCTGA